One region of Bacillus pumilus genomic DNA includes:
- the yhfH gene encoding protein YhfH, whose amino-acid sequence MLGKITEFFRNLPSKKCTKCGNDLMEQHECYGNECEECSQVSYLK is encoded by the coding sequence ATGCTAGGAAAAATCACAGAATTTTTTAGAAATTTGCCTTCAAAAAAATGCACAAAATGTGGAAATGATTTAATGGAACAACACGAGTGTTACGGTAATGAATGTGAGGAATGCTCACAAGTAAGTTATCTTAAATAA
- a CDS encoding MBL fold metallo-hydrolase has product MKLTVIGCYGGFPAAGEATSGYLFESDGFRLLVDCGSGVLSKLQQYIDIEELDAVLLSHYHHDHIADIGPLQYAKLVGYHLGKSSGPLPIYGHTGNQEAFGRLADDVHTKAKAYQPEEGIQIGPFQIDFLKTVHPAECYAMRIQAGDAVVVYTADSSYQEAFIPFSKDADLLIAESNFYAGQDGSSAGHMNSTEVGKLAKEANVGELIITHLPHFGRHKDLVNEAQALYTGNIQLAHSGLRWNKEGR; this is encoded by the coding sequence ATGAAATTAACTGTCATTGGATGCTACGGAGGATTCCCGGCCGCTGGTGAAGCGACGTCAGGGTATCTTTTTGAATCAGATGGCTTTCGTCTACTTGTAGACTGCGGAAGCGGTGTTCTTTCCAAACTGCAGCAATACATAGATATAGAAGAACTAGATGCTGTTCTCCTTTCTCATTATCACCACGATCATATTGCAGATATCGGACCACTCCAATATGCGAAGCTAGTGGGATATCATTTAGGAAAAAGCAGCGGTCCGCTTCCGATCTATGGACATACAGGTAATCAAGAAGCATTTGGGCGGCTTGCGGATGATGTACATACTAAGGCAAAGGCTTATCAGCCAGAAGAGGGTATTCAAATTGGTCCATTTCAAATTGATTTTTTGAAAACGGTTCATCCGGCAGAATGCTATGCGATGAGAATTCAGGCGGGGGATGCTGTGGTGGTGTATACAGCAGACTCAAGTTATCAGGAGGCATTTATCCCATTTAGCAAGGATGCAGATCTACTGATTGCTGAAAGCAATTTTTACGCTGGACAGGATGGATCGAGTGCAGGACATATGAATAGTACAGAGGTGGGCAAGCTTGCAAAGGAAGCAAATGTTGGAGAATTGATCATCACCCACCTGCCCCATTTTGGTCGTCATAAAGACCTAGTCAATGAAGCACAGGCGTTATATACTGGCAATATACAGCTTGCCCATTCAGGGCTTAGATGGAACAAGGAAGGAAGATAG